The following nucleotide sequence is from Trifolium pratense cultivar HEN17-A07 linkage group LG2, ARS_RC_1.1, whole genome shotgun sequence.
attattcaaatttttagtTTCTTACAGCTTATGGTAGAGAAAATTGGTGgtcatatttaaatttatatattttttaggtgCTTCTATGCTTCTTGCGGAATTGGCAATGGAGGCTGGTTTGCCCGAGGGCGTCTTAAATATAGTTCACGGAGCCCATGTATGCCGTaacctttttttatataattaaacttTTAAGCTTAAGTGTTCATGTGACACTTTCCAAGTAAAGAAATTCAGCATTTGGTAATTTCATCATGTATTCAAATTCTAAAGTAGAGATTTGCACTTGTCAAATTGTGCTGTATCAATGCCCCTTGctgttttatgtttttcttgtttgttgATGTTATGATAATCCAATTGGTGACAGGATACTGTGAATGCTATTTGTGATCATGATGACATCAAAGCTATATCTTTTGTTGGTTCAAATGTTGTAAGTCATCtaataatgattttttaatttttttaaacttcaCTGCTTCTATGTGATGCCTTTTCTTTTACACTTAATGATAAACCAAACTATTTAACCAAAGGGAATCCTGCTGTATGACAGCAGAATTGAGTAGTTTTACAATTTGTTACATATTCTTATTTTGATTATCTTATTTTGTATTTGAGGCGGGAATGCACATATATGCAAGAGCAACAGCTAAAGGGAAGCGTGTTCAGGTGGATGCACTTAGTCCTAGTTTTCTCCTTTCCATTGTGCAAATGTTTATTTCTACCCATGCCAATGATCGAAGTTGTACACGcaacaaaattttgttttgcagTCTAATATGGGGGCCAAAAATCACGCGGTTGTCATGCCGGATGCAAGTGTTGATGCAACTATAAATGCTTTAATTGCTGCGGGTTTTGGTGCTGCTGGACAAAGGTGCATGGCTCTAAGCACAGTTGTTTTTGTTGGAGGCTCAAAACCATGGTATGATACTCTATTAGTTTCGTATTTAATCTGTGTTTATTATGGCTTTTGAAATAGCATCTTACGCTTGAAGCAATTTCATGCTCTCCCCCGGAGCTAGCAAGAGAAAAAAACAGTTGTATTATTTGGACATGCAATAAATTTGTCTTGGGGAAATTGACTTAGTTCTTTTTCATCCTTATAAAACTTATTCATAACCATGCACTAATAAGAAGTTAACTAGTATAATTTCATGCTTTAGTCTTCTCACCGTTTGTCCAGGGAAAGTATAACTGTGGAGCGTGCCAAAGCTCTTAAAGTAAACGCCGGAACTGAACCTGATGCAGACCTTGGACCCGTCATTAGCATACAGGTTTGTATATGGTTCTTATTTTACTTTTCCTGTGTTGTGAACTTGAGctcaaatttaatataaaatcttCTCAGTATTGTTTAAGAATTACTGTCATAGGCATTCAGTGCGTGTTTCTTAAATATTCTCACTAACTGCACAGGCAAAGGAGCGAATTCACAGATTAATTCAATCTGGATTTGAAAGTGGGGCAAGACTATTGCTTGATGGAAGAAGTATAGTGGTAACTGTTATATTCTCAACCATTTCTATCATTTCATGTTTTATAGTTCACTTCACACATTTCTTTACTATTGTATATGATCGGTTTACCTGTTATATATAGCATAGGAACTGATATTGACCTGTTAGTTATTTTTCTTACATGCATGTCTTGTAGGTCCCCGGATATGAATCTGGCAATTTTATTGGCCCAACCATCTTAGCAGATGTTAGTTCCAACATGGAGTGCTACAAGGTATGttcttattaaatattaatctcTCATGTGTACGTATTCACTTAAGAATTCCAACGAATAAGGTTTGAACTTTAGACTTAAATTTAACTATCTATGATGCTTGTGCAGGAGGAGATTTTTGGCCCAGTTCTTCTTCTCATGGAGGTACATTTTAATTGTTTAATCCTCAAAACCctctaatttgaataattttatttatcattttttggttggattttttattttggctcAAAGCAATGTTATGCTGAtagcatttttctttttcacttcAGGCTGATAGCTTGGAAGAGGCCATAAACATTGTCAACGGAAACAAGTATTTTGTTAATAACTATCCCGCGTCATTTGCTTTTGTTAAACTTCTACTTATCTCTTACTCTGACTTTTGCAACAGGTATGGAAATGGTGCTACTATATTCACTAGATCTGGTGTCGCTGCAAGGAAATTTCAGACCGAAATCGAGGCAGGGCAGGTTGGTTGTTGTACATTTGCTCTTgtaagcataaaataaatatagttaaatatatattttagccCTTATAAAAAtgttgtacattttttttttgttgacaaaagcaaacttaactcatttcattaatcaaataattatcAATACAATGAGGAGCCGACTCAAAGATACCGCGACTAGACAATGAATAGGCCGCCCTTGCTAAGGAACGAGCCACCATATTCGCTTGTCGCTTGACAAACTTGACCTCAAAGTTTGGACACGACACTAATAAGGATTTAATATGTGAGATTACAACACTAAATTCAGATGTTCCTAATTGTCTAGAGGAAATAGCATCAACAACAACTTTGGAATCACTTTCAAAAACAACATGGGATACACTTCTTTGTTTCACCTCGCAAATAGCTTCCTTGAGGGCCATAGCTTCACCCTCCAAAGTATTAAGCCTTCCATTGATTAAGTAAGTTCCTGCAAGAATAAAGCGGCCTCGATGGTCAACTCGA
It contains:
- the LOC123908440 gene encoding methylmalonate-semialdehyde dehydrogenase [acylating], mitochondrial-like isoform X1, which gives rise to MATSHFSTQPYPLRVPNLIGGKFVESKSLTFIDVINPATQEVVSQVPLTTNEEFKAAVAAAKKAYPSWRNTPITKRQRVMLKFQELIRRDMDKLALNVTTEQGKTLKDAQGDVFRGLEVVEHACGMATLQMGEYVSNVSHGIDTFSIREPLGVCAGICPFNFPAMIPLWMFPVAVTCGNTFILKPSEKDPGASMLLAELAMEAGLPEGVLNIVHGAHDTVNAICDHDDIKAISFVGSNVAGMHIYARATAKGKRVQSNMGAKNHAVVMPDASVDATINALIAAGFGAAGQRCMALSTVVFVGGSKPWESITVERAKALKVNAGTEPDADLGPVISIQAKERIHRLIQSGFESGARLLLDGRSIVVPGYESGNFIGPTILADVSSNMECYKEEIFGPVLLLMEADSLEEAINIVNGNKYFVNNYPASFAFVKLLLISYSDFCNRYGNGATIFTRSGVAARKFQTEIEAGQVGINVPIPVPLPFFSFTGNKASFAGDLNFYGKAGVNFYTQIKTVTQNWKDSDSEDKINMAIPTSQKS
- the LOC123908440 gene encoding methylmalonate-semialdehyde dehydrogenase [acylating], mitochondrial-like isoform X3 codes for the protein MLKFQELIRRDMDKLALNVTTEQGKTLKDAQGDVFRGLEVVEHACGMATLQMGEYVSNVSHGIDTFSIREPLGVCAGICPFNFPAMIPLWMFPVAVTCGNTFILKPSEKDPGASMLLAELAMEAGLPEGVLNIVHGAHDTVNAICDHDDIKAISFVGSNVAGMHIYARATAKGKRVQSNMGAKNHAVVMPDASVDATINALIAAGFGAAGQRCMALSTVVFVGGSKPWESITVERAKALKVNAGTEPDADLGPVISIQAKERIHRLIQSGFESGARLLLDGRSIVVPGYESGNFIGPTILADVSSNMECYKEEIFGPVLLLMEADSLEEAINIVNGNKYGNGATIFTRSGVAARKFQTEIEAGQVGINVPIPVPLPFFSFTGNKASFAGDLNFYGKAGVNFYTQIKTVTQNWKDSDSEDKINMAIPTSQKS